The window tatcAATCAGATCGTTTCAgaaaccggaagaaatccagtcgtttcgttagaagagagacagcgatggacgatagacttgaaatatgtgaaatataaaagttttttttaaactaaaaacatgcacattcattgttaaacacccaaaaatcacagtcaaagcttcgaaaacagggaaaaaaCGGTTGACTACTCTTTTTCGCCACCTGCTGGCGTATTATAGAAATGGCCACTGAACGATTCAGTGAAcgaatctgaaaaaataattttggtgAACGAACTGAAAAATAACGAATCACTCAAATGAATAATTCCCATTGAGAGTAAGTGGTAACTTTTATTTGTGCTCCAAGTATGACATACAGGCTGACATACAGAGGCCTCTCTACTCCATTTCAAATTTGACTGACACTCGCTTTCTGTTGACTCCTGGGGAATATAACCCTTCTCACAACTGCAGCAGATCAGAGAATGCAAAGGTtatttcttttcagtttttaaacaaatactgCCCTGTCATATCAAACAGACCTCTTAAATTGAGTTATGATACCTCAAGAAAGCAACTCTACAGCTAACACTGACAGTGATACCTGAAAGTCACCTTGCTTCCGTACGTGAAGTTTGTCCCATGCAGGATTCCATACTTAGGGAGAATTGGATGAGCACAAGAAAGGGCTGTGAAGAGTAATTTCCAAAGTCATTACAACATTTATTATGTTCAGATTTCTCAGTAAACCTCATACTTAATTTTTTCTTATGATAGACATTGTCACATTACATTGTTAAATAGAGAGATAAACTTTACATTATGTGTAATGAAATAGTCAGgttcaaattgatttaaaaacaacaaactggGGTTCAAACTAACAATTAGATTATGACAATGCTGAAATATCAAAGTGATTGAACATGTTGAACTGTTATATTGGGTTGTATATAAGTTAATGTATCCGTAAGGTCAGTTTCCCAACCACAATCCCATGTGAGAATGGTTAGGCTATACAACAAGGGTTCTTAATATCAATGTTGTGTATCCTGATTTAcatatgtattttttctattGCTTTTACCCAAAACGCTTTATTCATTCAATTCCAGCGAAAAAATGACTTATTTATCATAGATGATTTGTATTAGCTTAGAATTTGTACTTGTTATGTAATCAAACATCAAGTCTTccgtgttgttttgttttcctttcattcaattcaacaaataatttatccAATCAGAGTAAAGTAAAATGTCACCTGACAGACTGTACAAGCGCCTTGTGTGCAACTGTGTGCACTGTAACAGCAGACAGGAAGAATCAATTTTAAGAGCTTCCTAGACACAAAACCGACAGGTACAAGTAGAGTTTTGCATTAAATCGGAATTATTATCTTTGTTGCTTTAGGTGGAGTGATTACGGGATCTGTTTTGAGTTACACGTAGAGTATCCGCTTAATTTTAGTACTGATGCAGTTTGGAGGGTTTGATTTTCCCCTTCACATTCGACATTACCTTTCAACTTACATGCATGTTTTGTATTAACATGCGTGCGACATTATGCTCGCTTATTTACACAGCTGTATTAAACAATGGTTCAAGCCAAAATGTGGGTCCTACAACATCACTTTGAAGGATTTCCAAAGGATGGCGACTTCGAGCTGAAAGTAGTGGAACTCCCTGAACTTAGAGATGGAGGTTTTGCTCTTAAGATTTCATGCTTTTTGATTATTTgatgcttatttaaaaatatatataaagtattaatTATCGACGTGTTTCAGAGGTTCTTCTGGAGGCTGTGTTCCTCAGTGTGGACCCGTATATGCGGTGAGTAGAAGGTTATACCATGTCCTGCATTCTATGAAAATCTTTACTTGTTCTTTGTATTATTGTTCCAGAATGTTTACTAAACAATTCCCCAGAATAACAAACCctgatttctttttctttttgaagacCATACAGTCGTGTTCGAATGCAGGCTGGAGATGTGATGATTGGATCTCAAGTGGCCAAGTAAAAGGAACAATGTGAATGTGTAAAGAGGCATACGTGTTGATTTACAGTAACCAatcttgtttattaaataaaatgtattgttcagGAACGTTCCGACAGTAACTGTTTATGTCGCACATACCtctgataaatgtttttttcagacatGCAATGGCATGTTGCTACCTGGAGGAATGTCTAATTTGTGCTTTAGTTTCTTTGCTAACAGagaatgataattttttttcttttagattttttttccagATTTGTAGAAGTGGGggatattatcatttttttggatGTTGAAGGATTTGTTCATTTCTGAATCAAAATCTCctctgttttatgttttcaatGTAGGGTAGCTCAGAGTAATAATCCTGTGTTTCCTGTGGGCTGTCATGTGGTTGGTCGATGTGGCTGGAGAACACATACTGTGTCAGATGGAAGTGATATTACACGAGTTTTGGCTGACTGGCCTCAGGAAGTCTCCCTCTCACATGCCCTTGGAGCCATTGGGATGCCAGGGTATGGACTCACTCCAGTGCTtctggatgttaaagtcatacttcagccaagaaacaaaatttggatgcagacaaaacatctgacaaAATGTCAATATAGTTATTTACATTAGCTTTGCTTCACAGGCTGACTGCACTCTATGGTTTGGAAGAGGTCTGTGCCATCAAACCAGGAGAAACGTTACTGGTGAATGCAGCCGCAGGAGCAGTGGGCTCTGTAGCAGGTCAGATAGCCAAACTTAAAGGCTGCAGGGTTGTGGGCTCAGCTGGTGGTGATGACAAGGTGGCATACCTGAAAGAGCTGGGCTTTGACCAGGCTTTTAACTATAAGACCGTCTCCTCCCTGGAGGAGACACTGAAGAACGCTTCACCTGAAGGATATGACTGCTTCTTTGAGAATGTAAGAAACCCCTTAATACTCACAGCAAGTTCTAAAGACAAAGAATCTAAGATAATTTTATGATgttataaaatttataaaaacaccatTGTCTTTAGAGACTGAGAATTTGAGTTTTAAGCTTGAATTTTGGTTTCAGGTTGGTGGTCACTTTTCCAGTGTTGCTATTCAACAGATGAAGACTTTTGGCCGTATTGCTGTGTGTGGAGGAATATCCCTGTACAATGACACCACCCCTCAGACAGGTCTGTCTTTGATCTGTGTGTGATATTTTTAGTGCTGCTATCTGTTGTAAGTTACAATTAGTCACCATTATTAAAAGAAACATGCAGATTTAAGTGACTATGCACTTTCCCCCCATTTACAGAAgtgatatttgtttatttgtaggACCTTATCCACAGCTTACCATGATTTTTAAGCAGCTGAAAATGGAAGGTTTCTTGGTGGGTAGGTGGGAGCATAAAAATGAAGAGTCAATGAAGCGAATGTTGACCTGGATGCAGGAGGCAAGTTAGAGTCTTGATATAAATGTCTTGGCatgcttaaaaaaaactaattctaAATATGATAACATTAAGCCGTTTTTGTGATTACAGGGAAAGCTGAAGTGCAGAGAGCATGTTACTGTTGGGTTTGAAAATATGCCTGCTGCATTCATGGGGATGCTGCGAGGGGTAAACATAGGCAAGGCCATTATTAAAGTCTGATGCCAAGTCTTTCAGCTTCATGAAACCACAATCATAACAATCTGTTATTGGTTCTGCATTATTAACTAAATTTCCATGTTTACAGTTGTTGTAATGTCTTTGGTGCTCAAATCTGTAAGTGTCTTATATTTTGATACAGAGAAACAACAAAGTGCCATTTAAATCTTTGAATTTTGCCTAATGCAATTTAATGTGGGAAAGTAATTATTTAGCTTCTTACAATTTTGTGGattttttgttgaattttgttgaattttaagttttaaatgtttggcaagcattttgtgttttaagatgatGTTTTATCTACTTTTTTTATACTCCAGtgtgaaattaaataaactctGCCCTATCAGCccatacattttaaacaatatttagttGTTATAATgtattccttttttttattatgtcataaATTATTGGATTAAGCAATAAATTGTGGAAAGGGGTTCATGACCTGTCAAGTTCCCTCAAATGTTGatgaacattaaaacaattgATCCAGAGATGTCATAGGAGTATGCTAAATCAGTTTGGCAGTGTATCCAATTACATTTTCAGAGCTCATTGATTTCTCAAATGGCAAACTTGTATAGAAACTATGGCAGTACTTTCAAAGCGCAGAggatttcattatttgtttaat of the Triplophysa dalaica isolate WHDGS20190420 chromosome 1, ASM1584641v1, whole genome shotgun sequence genome contains:
- the LOC130422452 gene encoding prostaglandin reductase 1-like, whose amino-acid sequence is MVQAKMWVLQHHFEGFPKDGDFELKVVELPELRDGEVLLEAVFLSVDPYMRPYSRVRMQAGDVMIGSQVAKVAQSNNPVFPVGCHVVGRCGWRTHTVSDGSDITRVLADWPQEVSLSHALGAIGMPGLTALYGLEEVCAIKPGETLLVNAAAGAVGSVAGQIAKLKGCRVVGSAGGDDKVAYLKELGFDQAFNYKTVSSLEETLKNASPEGYDCFFENVGGHFSSVAIQQMKTFGRIAVCGGISLYNDTTPQTGPYPQLTMIFKQLKMEGFLVGRWEHKNEESMKRMLTWMQEGKLKCREHVTVGFENMPAAFMGMLRGVNIGKAIIKV